The Christensenella timonensis DNA segment ACCGACAGCTGCCCCGGAACCGACGGAAACGGCAGCGCCCGAACCGGCGGCGACCCCGGAGCCAGTGGAAGAACCGGCGGGTGGCAAAACAGCGGAGCCATCGGTGGAAACACTGCCAGAAATGCCAGCGGAAGAACAGCAGATGGAAACAAAGCCGCCTGCGCCAGCCGAAGAAACCAAACCGGTCTATAATGTGCCGGCAGTGTTCTTAAAGGACATCGTGGCTAAAGGCGACGACAGTACGCTTGCGTTGACGGATGAACAGCTGGCGGAAATCGAAAAAATACTTCCGGATGCACTGTCCCCTTACCGCAGGGAAGTTGTCATGCAGGCGTATTCCCTCGTGGGAAAGGTCCACTATTTCTGGGGCGGCAAGAGTACGCAGACAGGCTGGGATATCCGGTGGGGAAATGAGGCCATCGTAGGCAGCGGGGGAAGTACACAGACGGGGACGATGCGCGCATATGGGCTTGATTGCAGCGGCTATGTGCTGTGGAGTTTGGTGAACACAGAGGAAACGCTCGGGGCAGCAGGAGAGATCGGGCGGATGGATAAAACAGACGTCAGCAACCGCGTCGGATATGGAACGGCAGGGCAATGGGAAGCATCCACAGAAATCGCGTGGGAAGAAGCGCAGCCGGGAGATTTGGCATTTTATGGTGCGCCTGCGACGACGCCGCGCAACCATGTTGGCATTATTGTAGGAAGGAACGGGGAAGGACAGCTTTTGGTGGCGCATTGCTCCTCCACGCAGAACAATGTCGTGGTTTCGGAAGCGGGGGAAGAAGGTTTCCGGCATATCCGGGCCTTGAAGCTGGTGCAAACGCGCGAAGAAGGACTGCCTGCCGAAAAAATGGCCGGCGGCCGGAAAATGTCCAACGGGCTTCCAATGTTTTTGACAGAGGCGCAGGTTTATGAGGATGCTGTGAAAAACGGTTGGAACATAAGCGAATAAAATGTATTGAAATTTTTTGAAGGAGCATAAATATGAAGAGAAAAAAGATAGTTCTTGTAGCGGCGCTGGTAGGGATCCTGCTCGTTATGGCGGTAGGGTGCGTATCGAAAACCGCGGCTACGGTGAAAGTAGGCGGTGAAGAGGTCGCCACACTGTATTCCGTTGTGGGGGAAAGGGCCATCACAGGGTCGTCCGTGAGCACGGGGACGGACGGGTCTGTGACAAAGCTGACCTATGGCGGCGGAACGGTATCGATCGACGACGTCAATGAATATATTTCCAAGCTGGTCAATGATGATGGTTTTTTGATAACGCAGCAGGCTCAAAACGACGGGACAGGCCAGTCTTACCAGATCGGGAAGGGCTCCGCATCGGAAGGAAAGATCCTGTTGATCGACTTCTATTTTGTCGACGGCGGCGATACAATCATAACCTATACGGAAACGGCCGGCCAGGTTACGGCGGCATAGCTGTCCATAATATATATCAGGAGGTATTTGTGTTTGGATGATGGATTGAAAATCAAACTGTACGCTTTTACGATGGATTGCACAGACCCGCGAGAATTGGCGGAATTCTACGCAGCGCTGCTTAGGTGGGAGGTTGTATTTTGCGATGAAGAATATGCGTGTGTAGGCCCCTTGGGTGCGCAGCAGGGCGCATATCCCGGCATAACATTCCAAGGAAACCCCGCATACCAACCGCCCGTGTGGCCGGATGCACCTGAAGCGCAGCAGCAGATGGCACATTTGGATTTCGCCGTAAATGATGTGGAAAAAGCTGTCCGGCATGCCGTTCATTGTGGAGCAACGGTCGCAAAAGAGCAATTCAGTGACAATTGGACAGTGATGATTGACCCGGCAGGGCATCCTTTCTGTTTGTGTCAAATGAAATCCGTGATCGAAAGCGACCACTTTGCATTATTATAGAAAATACGAAGGGATTTTGTGTTCCTGATAAAAAAGGCTTTAACCGGAAAGGTTAAGGCCTTTTTCCTATTATTGACGGGCGGCCTTGATTTTTTCTGCGAGATTGATGATCTCGATTCCTTTTTTCCGGCAGTAATCGACGGTATAGGCTGTGCCGCCGCTTTGGCCGTCGTGATAGCAGATCAGTCGGCTTGCATGGTCGGCCATGAAACGGTTCCGTACATGGAAACATTCCCTGGAATAATCCTCGCTCACATAAATGACCTGATCCGCGAGGCCTGCCAATTTTTGATGGCGCAGCTGCCATATACCATCCCATCGTTTACTGTGGTCACGGTAAGGAACAGCACAGGACAGACGGATATGCTCGTAGCCCGGATGCTTTTTCAGCCGCAGGATCGTTTCGCCGCAGATGATATCAAATCCTTGCGCCATACCGCATAAAAAGGCCGTATAGCCTTTTTCGATACTGAAGAGAATGTAGATGTTGATATATCCGAGCAGGATGCTGTATTCCCGGGAGGGCGCCTTGAGGGGAAAGGCAAACTTCTCAGGCCGGTAACCGCTGAAGCAACAGGTGGTTTCTTTTTCCGCGGCACAGTTTTCAACAATAATATGTGATCTTTTCTTGGAGGCCTCCAAAAACAACAGTATATCGTTATATTAATACAAAAACAGGATGAAATCAACCGTTAATGGTTAACTATTTCAAATTGTAATTGTTAGACTTAACTAACGATATATCGTTGAGAGGCTTATATGAACATATCGCAAGCTGTCCGCAAAAGAATATTGCAAATATGCAAGGCCAATGGGCTGTCTGTAAATGCTTTGAGCAATCAATCGGGGGTAACGCAGTCCACGGTCAATAATATTGTGAATGGGCCCACGTATAACGTGGGGATAGCAACCATCAAAAAATTGTGTGATGGTGTTAATATGTCCATAAGAGATTTTTTCGACTGTGACTTGTTCGATGATGTTGAACCCGAAGTAAAATAGAATTTAGATAAAAGAATCATAAAACATGAAAGAATAATCAAGAAAGAATTGCACTGATACTAGCTCGAGGGATAAATATATGATAGATTATAGGTATGACAAAGAAATTGGTAAGCAAATAGCTAAGTTTCGTATACAGGCTAATATGACTCAGGAGGATTTATCCGCACAGCTACAGACGAAAGGCTGCGATCTGACAAGAAGTGCTGTTGCAAAGATCGAAGCAGGACAAAGACATATTTATACGGGCGAAATCAAGGCCATAAAAGAGGTTCTAAAAGTATCTTATGAGGATTTATTTGTATAATCACGTGGACATCAGGCAAGCAATGTAAAACCGCTTTTTAAGCGGTTTTTTTAATGATTGCAAGTGTGTTTGAAAAACGATATTTATTACAAACCTGAATAACGCTTCATGAGTTGTTTATATATCTTCATGACAAATGAATGAATCAATAAGAGGAGCGGGCGAGTCATGATATATAATCAGTGGTATGCCGTTTTATCGGGCAAAGAAGTAAAAAAGGGCAAGATCCTCGGGGTAAAACGTTTAGGCGAGCGAGAAAATGATCTTTTTTCGTGACAGTTCCGGGCAGGTTCAATGCATTGCCGATAAATGCTGCCATAGGGGAGCGTCGCTTTCTATCGGCCGCCATTGCGGCGATACGGTTGCCTGTCCTTTTCACGGGATAGAATACAATAGAAATGGAAAGGCGGTTGTTATCCCGGTCAACGGGCATGCTTCGCCAGTCCCGGAAAATTTTAAAGTCGAGAGTTATAGCGTACAGGAGGCACATGGTTTTATTTGGCTTTGGTATGGCGACGAAATCGAGTCATTGCCGCCGCTGCCGTTTTTTGAAGAATTGGATGAGATGAGCTATTCTGAAATCAAAGACCCGTGGCCGGTTCACTATTCCCGCTGCATCGAAAACCAATTGGATGCGCCCCATGTACCTTTTGTGCACAGGACAACGATAGGGCGTGGAAACAAAACCGTGATCGATGGCCCTAAGGTGGTCTTTGACGATGAAACGCTGACTTTTTATATCAAAAGCCATAAGGACGATGGCAAGATCGTTGCAATGAAGCCTTCACAGATTTTGCAATATAAGGATTGGTTTTCCCTGCAGTTCCGTTTTCCGAATATCTGGCAAAATCTGATTGCTCCTAAAATGCGGATTTTTGCGGCGTTTGTTCCAGTGGATGAAGAAAATTCCGTCGTGTATATCCGGTATTATCAAGGGATCGTGAGGATCCCGCTCTTGCGCGAACTCATGAATTTTTCCGGAAAAGCTTTCAGTAAGGTGGTTTTGCGCCAGGACAAAAATGTTGTGCAAACGTAGCTTCCCAAAAAGACCGGGCTGCATATGCAAGAAAACTTATTTCCCGGTGATTCATCCATTATAGAATATAGAAAGATCCGCCATGAGTTAAAAGAACATAACGGTAGCGTCAACAAGCCGCATGGTTGAGTATCCAAATGGAAGTTTCGATAAAACAATCAATCCTATTGTGAGCAAACAAAAAGGCTTTTGAAAGAATTCAAAAGCCTTTTATCGTTGTGGTTGCGGGGACAGGATTTGAATTTGTTCGCGCCTATTTCAGCCTGTTTCATACAATGTCATTCCGTCCAAAATCCGCATGGTTAAGCCATTCCTTGTTTCGGCCTATATTGCTCAAATTTCCTGCTGACATTCTGTAAAGGGTAAATTAAAGGGTGGTAAATATCATCAAGAAATCCGATAAAAAAGGACTTTTCAGCCCTTCTTATTTCGTCTTGTATTACTATTTTTGGTGCTATGATAATTTGTTATAGCTGTTAACAGTGCATCTATGCTTTTTTCATCTAAATTCTCAATGACATCATACAATTTTGTAATAACTTTGGGGCTTAACTTTTTTGAAGTCATCTGCACCAGACTTTCAGCAGACTTATCCATGCTATATTTGGGCGCAAAAAATTCAGATAAAGTAATGCCGAAATAATTACAAATATCATTGATACTTGCTATACTAGGCATTCTTTTCATACGAAACATTGCTGACAAAAAGTTTTCCGAATGTCCCATTAACTCGCCTAATGTTTTTAAACTTTTTACATCAGACGAATCAATAAGCTGTTTCGTTCTTTTTAAAACAAATTCTCTTACTTCTTTTTCATTATCCATAGCTATAGTATAAGATTGACTGCATAACGCGATTCGTCTTACGCATCGGAAAATCTAATTGTTTTCCGACGCGCAGGGTGTTATAATTATTTTGTAAACCTGATCTATAGTTTACATGATGAAATGCTTTTCATGGGTTAAAATGCTTCAAAAGAAGCATTGCCGAAGAAATTTAATCTCGTTTGGTGCGTGAGAGAATATGACTGCGAGCCCTTCAACTTTTTTAAGAGCATTATATTCTTATCTTCAGTAAGACACTGATGTCGTGAAGTAATCGCTATTTGCTCAAATTGTATTCTCCTCAACGCGCCAGCATCTAAAGAAAGCCGGAAAATTTATGAAAAAAAGCCCTAATTGCGGTATCTGGGCAAACTGCAGCATACCCCATTCTGAAATAGATAGAGCTGCTTTGATCATTAAGAGCAAATTACTTGAACGGCTGGAAAATAAACAGTTCGATTATACTGTTTGCTTTATGAATGATGCGGATATGCTTTTTATGGAAACCGCCCTCAAGCTAAAAAAGGACTATCCAGACCTTTCAATTAGCGTCCTTCTGCCATATTGTACATGGCTTGATAGCCTAAGTACAGAGGAGCGCGAAAAACGCAAATCATATATGGCGCAGCTCGAATGTAAATATTATTACTGTGCGCAGGAATCTTACAGCGATCTTATGTTTATCTGCTCGTCACAGCTTTTGGATTTCTGCGACAATTTACTTGTAATCCAAACAGAACAACCTGATCGTTCTACGAATGATATGGTTATTTTAGCTAAAATTCTTAATTGCAATGTTGATTTTATATCCTTATAGTATATCTCATTATATCATTTAAATTATTATCAATTCAAAAAACAGATTGACAAACATCTATGTGTGGTATATATTATATATAGACAATCATCAATGTGAGGTTGAGTATGAAAACAGATTATACAGGTTATGCAAATATTTTTAAAGCGATTGCCGAGCCTACGCGATTACAAATTATAGATATGCTTTCGTGCGGTGAACTTTGTGCGTGTGTAATCCACGAAAAGTTTGATATTACGCAACCGACTTTATCCCACCACATGAAAGTATTATGCGATAGCGGTATTGTGATTCCACGAAAAGACGGAAAGTGGACACACTATTCTTTGAATGAACAACGGCTAAATGAAATCCGTAATTTTATGGATATGCTGACGGTTACTGAAAAGGACTGTATTTGTAACGAGTAATTTTTTTTGAAAAATACATAGATGAACATCTATATAAAGGAGCGCATTATGGAAGTGAAAGCAAAGCAAGGAATCGGATTTTTTGAAAAATATCTGACGGTATGGGTAGTTATCTGTATGGTCGCGGGGATTCTTATTAGCCAATTTCTGCCGCAGATTCCAAATTTCTTAAATCAATTTGAGTATGCCAATGTATCAATCCCGATTGCAATACTGATCTGGATTATGATTTACCCTATGATGATGAAAGTGGATTTTAAAAGTGTAAAAGACGTGGGAAAAAATCCGAAAGGGCTTTTTGTAACATGGGTGACAAACTGGCTGATTAAGCCGTTTACTATGTTCGGTATTGCCGCCTTGTTTTTCTATGTGGTATTCAAAAACCTCATTCCCCCGGAACTTGCAAAAGATTACCTTGCCGGGGCTGTGCTTTTGGGGGCCGCGCCATGTACCGCAATGGTGTTTGTATGGAGCACACTTACAAAGGGCAATCCTGCCTATACCGTGGTGCAAGTGGCGACAAATGACCTTATTATCCTTTTTGCATTCGTGCCGATTGTAAAATTCCTACTTGGCGTAAGCAATGTTGAGGTTCCGTGGGATACGCTGTTCTTATCGGTTCTCCTGTTTGTGGTTATTCCCCTCACTGCTGGAATCCTAACACGGGTATTGATGATAAAGAAAAAAGGAACTGACTACTTTAACCAAAAGTTTGTACCGAAATTCAATAATGTCACGGTAATCGGTTTGCTTTTAACGCTTATTATCCTGTTTTCGTTTCAAGGACAGACGATACTTGCAAATCCGGTGCATATTCTGTTGATTGCTGTGCCGCTTATTATTCAGACGTTCCTGATCTTCTTTATCGCGTACTTTGCTTGTAAACTGCTAAAGCTATCGTTTGACATAGCGGCTCCGGCTGGCATGATTGGCGCGTCAAACTTTTTTGAATTGGCGGTAGCGGTAGCAATCGCGCTGTTTGGAGCAAATTCCCCCGTTGCGCTTGCAACAACGGTTGGCGTATTGGTAGAAGTCCCTGTTATGCTGACGCTTGTAAAAATTGCAAATCGTACTCAAAAGTGGTTCCCGCCACTAAAAATAAAAGAAATATAGTATAAAGAAAGAGGTAATAAAAATGAAAAAAATGCAAATATTTGAACCGGCAATGTGCTGTGAAACAGGGCTTTGCGGAGTATCTATTGACCCCGAACTGCTCCGCATTTCAACAGTGGTAAATACGCTGAAAGGCAACGGCATAGATATTGAACGTTTCAATCTGAATAGTGCGCCTATGGAATTTGTAACCAATGAAGTCATAAACAAATACATTAACGAGCAAGGCCCGGAAGGACTACCCGCCGTGTTACTTGACGGTGAAATTATCATGACTGGCAAATATCCAACAAATGAAGAATTTACGAAGCTGCTCGATCTTCCGGAGGGATTACTAAAGGAACTTGACAAAGAAGAAAGCGGCGGTTGCTGTTGTTGTGGCGGTGATGATAATGGTTCGTGCTGCTGACCGCTCATTAACATTTTACGAATCGCGGAAATATTGTAACGACAACAAACTGGAATGCTCGGCTTTTGAAAAGCGAGTAAAGAATATTTCCTGCTGTCCCGTCAAACGACTTTTCTATGAGGACAGCAAAGAAGAATGTATGAGTAACCGCGATGTGAATGATGTAATAAGCTGTGCGGGAGTAGAAATGTTACCCATAACGATTATCGACGGGGCTTTATGTAAGCTGGAAAAATACCCGTCAGATGAAGAAATTAGAAACATGAAAGGCAAAAGATAATGAATTTATTTAACCCAATGAAAGACATATCAACAAAATACTTGTTTTTTACAGGAAAAGGCGGCGTTGGTAAAACTTCTGTCGCGTGTGCAACGGCGGTTTCCCTTGCGGATAGTGGCAAAAAAGTGTTGCTAATCAGCACAGACCCCGCTTCTAATTTGCAGGACGTTTTTGAAACAAACCTGACAAACAAGGGCGTTCCGATCAAGGACGTTCCCAATCTTGTTGTCGCTAATCTCGACCCGATACAGGCGGCGGCTGAATACAAGGAAAGTGTAATCGCTCCCTATCGCGGGAAACTCCCGGACGCTGTACTTGCCAATATGGAAGAACAACTTTCCGGCTCCTGTACGGTAGAAATTGCAGCATTCAACGAGTTTTCCAACTTTATCACGGACGACACGGTAGAAAATGAATATGACACGATCATATTTGATACCGCGCCGACGGGTCATACTTTGCGTATGTTACAACTCCCGTCTGCATGGAGTAACTTTATTAGCGAAAGTACACACGGCGCGTCATGCTTGGGGCAGCTTTCCGGGCTTGAAAGTAAAAAGGCGGTATATAAAGAAGCAGTAGAAACATTATCAGACGGCAACAAGACTACACTTCTTTTGGTTGCTCGTCCAGAGGACACGCCGCTAAAAGAAGCGGAACGCGCTTCAAAGGAATTGTTCGACCTCGGTGTGAGAAATCAAGCAATGGTAATCAACGGCGTACTGCAAACGCATGATGATGTAATATCCGATAGCCTGTATAAAAAGCAACAAAAATCACTCGCAAATATGCCCGATTCCCTAAAAGACGTTACCACTTTTGAGGTTCCCTTACGGGCATATAATATTACGGGCCTTGACAATATCCGGGCGCTTTTGGCGCATGACAACGTTGCCGCCGCGCATGATACGATAGTTCCCGATAGAATCCCAGAATTGAAGAATGTGATTGACGATCTTTACCGTTCCCACAAAAAAGTTATTTTTACAATGGGAAAAGGCGGGGTCGGCAAAACAACGGTTGCGGCGGCTATTGCACTGGGCCTAGCTGAAAAAGGACAGAAAGTGCATTTAACGACGACTGACCCAGCGGCGCATTTGAAGTTTGTTATAGACCAAAATAGCAGCATTACAATGAGCCATATTGACGAACACGCAGAGCTTAAAAAATATCAGGAAGAAGTTTTAGCAAAAGCACGGAAAACAATGAGCGAAGATGATATTGCGTATGTTGAAGAAGATTTACGCTCCCCTTGCACACAGGAAATCGCCGTATTCCGTCGCTTTGCTGAAATTGTTGAAAAAGCGGAAGATCAAATTGTTGTGATAGACACCGCTCCAACGGGACATACTTTGCTCTTGCTGGATTCAACGCAGAGTTATCACCGGGAAGTAAAACGCACGCAGGGGGACATACCCGAATCGGTTAAAAAGCTGCTTCCGCGTTTACGTTCAAACGAAACGGAGGTTATCATTGTTACTCTTGCGGAAACAACGCCTGTCTACGAAGCATTGCGTTTGGAAGATGATTTGAAACGTGCTGATATTGCCACAAAATGGTGGGTTATTAACTCGTCGCTCTATCATACACACACTACCAATAAGCTATTGGCGGCAAAGGCAAGCAATGAAATACGTTGGATTAACAAAGTTGCCGAACATTCCAATGGAAATTTCGCAGTAATTCCGTGGAATGCGGACGAGGTAAAGGGAGATAAGCTGAAAGAACTTATCCAGTAAGGAGCAGCTATGGAAAAGGTAGCTTTTGTGTGTGTTCATAACTCCTGCCGTTCACAGATCGCGGAAGCCTTAGGAAAGCATCTCGCATCTGATGTATTTGAAAGCTATTCAGCAGGAACAGAAACAAAGCCCAATATCAACAAGAATGCGGTACGGCTTATGAAGCGGAAGTATGGTATAGATATGGAAAAAACACAATATTCAAAGCTATTATCGGAACTTCCCCCTGTTGGCGTGGTTATTACAATGGGGTGTAATGTCAACTGCCCGATTCTTCCCTGCAAATACAGGGAAGATTGGGGCATTGACGACCCAACCGGGAAGGACGATAGTTTCTTTTTAGCGGTAATTTCAGAAATTGAATCCCATATATTAGACTTGAAAAAGCGAATAAATAGTAAGCGCAAAATATAAAAACGAGGTCGCATGGTTGCGGCCTCGTTTTTATATATGTGCGCTACTAGAATATTCTTGTCAAAATATACCACAATCCCGATATTGCCGGAACGACGCAAAGAGCGATAAACAGTCCCTTGCAAGTTTTCAGCACATTGAGAGATTTTTTGATGTCCTGCGTCACCGTATTCACGTATGATCTGCTGGCGTTCTTGACTTCTTTTATTGATTTATCAAATCCGCTCAGGTGTGTCTCACAAACTTCGTTCGTCGTCGTGACTAATGTGCCTGTGGCTTCTTTTATGCTGTCCTTGAGCATTTCGTTGCTCACCTCGATTTCTTTCATTTTCATGTCCATTTCTTCCAATGTCTGATTGATCTGGGAATACTCGCTCGTAATCGCTTCCTGGAATTTCCGTGAGCTTTCTTCGGATTTCTTCCACAGTGAGGTTAGCTCCATGTACTGTTTCGTGAGAACGTCCACGTTGATCCTCGTATCCAATAGTCCTTCCGGGTTCGTGATCGTCACTTTCAGGCACCCGTTTTCCTCTTGTTTCTTCAATGCTTCCTCGTAGGTCATACTCCAAGCCCTCCTTGCTTATGTCGATCTTGAATATTTGGGATAAGCGGCGGTCGCGTATCTTATGCCCGTCCTTGTCGATGAAAACAATGTATTTCCGGCGGTCTGTCCATTGGACTTCAAAGCCCTGCTCCTTCATGTTTTGGATAAACACCTGTCGGCTTAAAGCTGTGGATTTTGCCTTAACGATTGCTTTCATCGTATCGAACACCCAACTTTGGTAAGTACCTTGCACCGCCTTTTCAATCGCCTTATACATCCCCATATCAAACGTCGTGATTTCATTGTTCTTTTGGCAGATGGATTTCCCGTGCTCTCGCACGATCACGTCGGACAAATCCTTTAATTCCTGCAATTTTGCTTTGGAATAGCGAAATTTATATCCATGCTCAAAGCTGACCGAATTGACGATCCAATGCGTATGGATATGGTCTTTGTCCTTGTGGGTGGCAAAGCACACTTCATAACCGCGAAACATGGGGCTGCGGGTGATAAGCTCGTAGGCAATTTGATTTGCTTCTTCAACCGTTATATTTTCCTCCTTCGGAAAGCTCTGTATAAAATGCTTATACTGCCTGCCCCCCGTTTTACGCCACGCCCGTTTTGTCGCTTTCATATCGTCAATCGCTGTTGCAAGATTACAGTTGTACCCACCGACCAGACGCCGCTCAGTTTTTTCATGCTTCATGATGTAGTTGATCGCTTTGGCGATACTGGCCTTTGAATTGACTGCTTTTATGATTGCCATTCACACATCAACTCCTTCAGCGCAGAATACATCTGCGACAGCTCCGGCGAACAGTCCGTTATCAATCCGGCGTTCACATGATAGGCGATCTGATTGACGTTGTTCCCAATCGCTTTCAATTCCTTCACTACTTCAAGCCCACCTTCCTTTACATGGATTTCTTTTCCGAGCAATGAGCGCAGAGCGTATTCCCGAAGCGATAAGCCCGACCTCTTGACTTTCGCCCTGATTGCCGCAAGCTCCCTGTCCGATACCCTGATACTGACGCAATGTTTCCTGCTGCGGTTTGCCATGTTCCACCTTCCTTTGGTTTCGCTCATGGGGGTTCAAAGGGGGTTCTCCCCTTTGCAAGCGTCCAAGTGGCACGCCACTTGGGGAGCTTGCCTTCCTCTGTACGATACGGAGCAGGAGTACCGCCACAAGGCGGTATTCCTGTCTGCTGTATCGTTCGGGGAAGTGGGCGCTTATCCGGCCTTGCCGCTGTTTGCGTCGATCCACTTTATAAACTGCTCCTTTCCTACGATCAGCCGCTTTCCGATGTGCAGGGTTGGGAAACCGTGCGAGTGCATCAGTTCATATGCTCCCGTTCTGGAAATGCCTAACGCCTGCGCCACCATATCGGCAGTCAATGTTACGGGTAGTTCCTCGTATGATGTTTGCGTCTGCTTCATGCGTTCCTCCTTATTCTGTTTTCAATGTGCGGTAGTGCGTAAACCGTGGATATTCCACCCCCTTCTTTTAGACAATATTTATAATATATAAATATTGTCTTGCATTTTATCATACTACAAGCAAAGCTTTATGTCAATATATATCCATAAATATATTGTCTCTTTTTTTCTTTTATATATTGACATATATGGCTGTACAATTTATAATTATATTATTAAATTGTCGAAGGAGTTCTACAATGCAGATTTTAACCGAAATGTTGTTTACATTGGACTATGAACAGTTTACAGAAAAGCGAATCTGCCGTTATGTTGAGGACACAAATCCGGAATATCTGGAAACGCAAAATGATGTCCTCCAAAGTTTCACATACGGTACTATGTTGCTTGACCTTGCGGAAGCAGATACGCAGGTTTTTGAACGTATTTCGCTCCCCGCCGCCGCTCTGCTTACAAGCATGAACATGCAGGAAGCGGAAGCAATAAAAGACGAACTAA contains these protein-coding regions:
- a CDS encoding C40 family peptidase, whose product is MNGFLKDRGRWKKRILYICVAVLTFAVMSVSAFAQGLPEGDPAIVDAGVSETQETGDIALEEPVRTEETAPEPSPEPEPTAAPEPTETAAPEPAATPEPVEEPAGGKTAEPSVETLPEMPAEEQQMETKPPAPAEETKPVYNVPAVFLKDIVAKGDDSTLALTDEQLAEIEKILPDALSPYRREVVMQAYSLVGKVHYFWGGKSTQTGWDIRWGNEAIVGSGGSTQTGTMRAYGLDCSGYVLWSLVNTEETLGAAGEIGRMDKTDVSNRVGYGTAGQWEASTEIAWEEAQPGDLAFYGAPATTPRNHVGIIVGRNGEGQLLVAHCSSTQNNVVVSEAGEEGFRHIRALKLVQTREEGLPAEKMAGGRKMSNGLPMFLTEAQVYEDAVKNGWNISE
- a CDS encoding VOC family protein; the encoded protein is MDDGLKIKLYAFTMDCTDPRELAEFYAALLRWEVVFCDEEYACVGPLGAQQGAYPGITFQGNPAYQPPVWPDAPEAQQQMAHLDFAVNDVEKAVRHAVHCGATVAKEQFSDNWTVMIDPAGHPFCLCQMKSVIESDHFALL
- a CDS encoding SLOG family protein, producing the protein MFLEASKKRSHIIVENCAAEKETTCCFSGYRPEKFAFPLKAPSREYSILLGYINIYILFSIEKGYTAFLCGMAQGFDIICGETILRLKKHPGYEHIRLSCAVPYRDHSKRWDGIWQLRHQKLAGLADQVIYVSEDYSRECFHVRNRFMADHASRLICYHDGQSGGTAYTVDYCRKKGIEIINLAEKIKAARQ
- a CDS encoding helix-turn-helix domain-containing protein translates to MNISQAVRKRILQICKANGLSVNALSNQSGVTQSTVNNIVNGPTYNVGIATIKKLCDGVNMSIRDFFDCDLFDDVEPEVK
- a CDS encoding helix-turn-helix domain-containing protein, which gives rise to MIDYRYDKEIGKQIAKFRIQANMTQEDLSAQLQTKGCDLTRSAVAKIEAGQRHIYTGEIKAIKEVLKVSYEDLFV
- a CDS encoding aromatic ring-hydroxylating oxygenase subunit alpha produces the protein MIFFRDSSGQVQCIADKCCHRGASLSIGRHCGDTVACPFHGIEYNRNGKAVVIPVNGHASPVPENFKVESYSVQEAHGFIWLWYGDEIESLPPLPFFEELDEMSYSEIKDPWPVHYSRCIENQLDAPHVPFVHRTTIGRGNKTVIDGPKVVFDDETLTFYIKSHKDDGKIVAMKPSQILQYKDWFSLQFRFPNIWQNLIAPKMRIFAAFVPVDEENSVVYIRYYQGIVRIPLLRELMNFSGKAFSKVVLRQDKNVVQT
- a CDS encoding helix-turn-helix domain-containing protein, with the translated sequence MDNEKEVREFVLKRTKQLIDSSDVKSLKTLGELMGHSENFLSAMFRMKRMPSIASINDICNYFGITLSEFFAPKYSMDKSAESLVQMTSKKLSPKVITKLYDVIENLDEKSIDALLTAITNYHSTKNSNTRRNKKG
- a CDS encoding ArsR/SmtB family transcription factor is translated as MKTDYTGYANIFKAIAEPTRLQIIDMLSCGELCACVIHEKFDITQPTLSHHMKVLCDSGIVIPRKDGKWTHYSLNEQRLNEIRNFMDMLTVTEKDCICNE
- the arsB gene encoding ACR3 family arsenite efflux transporter encodes the protein MEVKAKQGIGFFEKYLTVWVVICMVAGILISQFLPQIPNFLNQFEYANVSIPIAILIWIMIYPMMMKVDFKSVKDVGKNPKGLFVTWVTNWLIKPFTMFGIAALFFYVVFKNLIPPELAKDYLAGAVLLGAAPCTAMVFVWSTLTKGNPAYTVVQVATNDLIILFAFVPIVKFLLGVSNVEVPWDTLFLSVLLFVVIPLTAGILTRVLMIKKKGTDYFNQKFVPKFNNVTVIGLLLTLIILFSFQGQTILANPVHILLIAVPLIIQTFLIFFIAYFACKLLKLSFDIAAPAGMIGASNFFELAVAVAIALFGANSPVALATTVGVLVEVPVMLTLVKIANRTQKWFPPLKIKEI
- the arsD gene encoding arsenite efflux transporter metallochaperone ArsD, whose translation is MKKMQIFEPAMCCETGLCGVSIDPELLRISTVVNTLKGNGIDIERFNLNSAPMEFVTNEVINKYINEQGPEGLPAVLLDGEIIMTGKYPTNEEFTKLLDLPEGLLKELDKEESGGCCCCGGDDNGSCC
- a CDS encoding arsenic metallochaperone ArsD family protein; the protein is MVRAADRSLTFYESRKYCNDNKLECSAFEKRVKNISCCPVKRLFYEDSKEECMSNRDVNDVISCAGVEMLPITIIDGALCKLEKYPSDEEIRNMKGKR
- the arsA gene encoding arsenical pump-driving ATPase: MNLFNPMKDISTKYLFFTGKGGVGKTSVACATAVSLADSGKKVLLISTDPASNLQDVFETNLTNKGVPIKDVPNLVVANLDPIQAAAEYKESVIAPYRGKLPDAVLANMEEQLSGSCTVEIAAFNEFSNFITDDTVENEYDTIIFDTAPTGHTLRMLQLPSAWSNFISESTHGASCLGQLSGLESKKAVYKEAVETLSDGNKTTLLLVARPEDTPLKEAERASKELFDLGVRNQAMVINGVLQTHDDVISDSLYKKQQKSLANMPDSLKDVTTFEVPLRAYNITGLDNIRALLAHDNVAAAHDTIVPDRIPELKNVIDDLYRSHKKVIFTMGKGGVGKTTVAAAIALGLAEKGQKVHLTTTDPAAHLKFVIDQNSSITMSHIDEHAELKKYQEEVLAKARKTMSEDDIAYVEEDLRSPCTQEIAVFRRFAEIVEKAEDQIVVIDTAPTGHTLLLLDSTQSYHREVKRTQGDIPESVKKLLPRLRSNETEVIIVTLAETTPVYEALRLEDDLKRADIATKWWVINSSLYHTHTTNKLLAAKASNEIRWINKVAEHSNGNFAVIPWNADEVKGDKLKELIQ